GGACTCCCCGGGGGTACCCGGGAAGCAGTCGACCGGCGTCGAACTCGGCGGAGGGCCCGTGGTCGCTCGTGGGAGCGTGAACCACCCCGCGGTGGTCGCGGCCGTCCGCGAGGCGGCCGACGACCAGGGGATCGACGTGCAACTCGAAGCGACCGGGAGTCGGACGGGGACGGACGCGGACGCCTTCTACACCGCACGCGGGGGCACGCCGACGCTCAGCCTGGGCGTCCCCAACCGGTACATGCACACCCCTGTCGAGGTGATCGACGCCGACGACCTGAACGCGACGGCGGACCTCCTCGGTGCGGTCGGCGCCGCGGCCGACTCGCACGCCCCGTTCGGCGTGGACATCTGAGCGCGGCCGGGTCACCGGCGGAGACCGTGCGGGCCCTCGGTCCGATTGGGCAAGCGGTACGTTTATGCACGCGACGGCAGGCAGTTCGGGTATGAGTGGACGACCGCTGGACGTGCTCGAGGCCTCGCTCGGCGAGGAGGTCACGGTCCGTCTGAAGGGCGGCGAGGAGTACGTCGGTGAGCTCTCGGGCTACGACCAGCACATGAATCTGGTTCTCGAGGACGACCAAGACACAACGATTATACGCGGCGACAACGTCGTCTCGATCAACCCATGACTGGTGCAGGAACCCCGAGTCAGGGGAAGAAAAACACCACGACACACGTCAAGTGTCGTCGGTGCGGTGAGAAATCGTATCACTCCAAGAACAAAGTCTGTGCGTCCTGCGGGTTCGGCGAGTCGGCCAAGCGACGGGACTACGCCTGGCAGGACAAAGCGGGCGAGTAAGGAATGCACGAGAAGTGCGGCGTTGTCGGCATCTCTACCGCCGACCGAGACGTCGCCCGCCCCCTCTACTATTCGCTCTACGCCCTCCAGCACCGCGGCCAGGAATCGGCCGGGATCGTCACCCACGACGGCTTCCAGCAGTACGAACACGTCGAGATGGGACTGGTCGGCGACGTTTTCGACGAGTCCGACCTGGACTCGCTCAACGGCTCGAACGGCATCGGCCACGTCCGCTACCCCACCTCGGGGTCGGTCAACAACTGCTGTGCGCAGCCGTTCTCGGTCTCGTTCAAGAGTGGCTCGCTCGGCCTCGCCCACAACGGCAACTTGATCAACACCGCGGAGATCCGTGAGGAACTCGCCGCGCTGGGCCACGCCTTCACCTCCGACGGCGACACCGAAGTGATCGCCCACGACCTCGCTCGCAATCTCCTCGAAGAGGACCTTGTCCGGGCGGTCAAACGGACGATGAGCCGGATCCACGGCTCCTATTCGCTGACGATCACCCACGACGAGACGGTCCTGGGCGTGCGAGACCCGCAGGGCAACCGACCACTGTGTATCGGTGAACTCGACGACGGCTACGTGCTCGCCTCCGAGAGCGCGGCGATCGACACGCTGGACGGCGAACTCGTCCGGGACGTGCGGCCGGGTGAACTCGTCGTGCTCCACGACGACGGCAGCGGCTTCGACACCTACCAGCTCGTCGAGACCGAACAGACCGCTCACTGCTTTTTCGAACACGTCTACTTCGCGCGGCCGGACTCGGTCATCGACGACGAACTCGTCTACGAGGTTCGCCGTGACCTGGGCGGCGCGCTGTGGGAAGAATCGGGCATCGAGACCGACGTGGTGATGCCCGTGCCCGACTCGGGGCGGGCGTTCGCTTCGGGCTACGCCGACGCCGCGCCCGAGGGCGTCGACTTCGCAGAGGGGCTGATGAAGAACCGCTACGTCGGGCGCACGTTCATCATGCCGACACAGGACGAACGCGAGCGGGCCGTCCGGCTCAAGCTCAACCCGATCAAGAGCACGGTCGAGGGCAAGACCGTCACGGTCATCGACGACTCCATCGTCCGCGGGACGACCTCCTCGCAGCTCGTGGAGTTGCTCTACGAGGCCGGCGCCGAGGAGGTCCACGTCCGCATCGGCGCGCCGCCGATCGTCGCGCCCTGTTACATGGGCATCGACATGGCCAGCCGCGACGAACTCATCGCGGCGGACAGGTCCGTCGAGGAGATCCGCGAGGAGATCCAGGCGGACTCGCTGTCGTATCTCTCCATCGAGGCCATCGCCGACGCGCTCGGCACGTCCGACTCGGACCTGTGTCTGGGCTGTGTCACCGGCGAGTATCCCTACGACATCGAAGGAGAACGGACCGACCGCGAGGTCACCCGACCGGTCGTCGGGCACTCCTCGGCCGACGACTGACGTTTCACCCGCCTTCGGCCCGTCGCCGCGTTTCGTTCCGGGTCAGACGTACCCGAGTAGGTCGATTCCCACGTCGAAGTGGTCGAGGACGACGTACCCCAGGTAGATCCCGACGACTCCCAGCACGCCGGCTGCGTTCGGGGGCGCCGGGATCGGGACGTTCAGGAATCGGAAGACTGCACCGGTCAGAAACCCCGTCAGCAGGGCGAGAGCCGCGGTAGTGGCCGACACCATGGCACTCCGTACAGTGACTCGCTACTCAGGAGTTTCGACACGCTGTCGGACAGCCTCCACGCGACGGATCGCCGCTGGTGCTATCGCTGTGTAGGTAACTCCCGCAGAAAGGTGGGGTGGGTGTGGGGGTGGGTGGGTGGGTTGGCACCGAACTGGTGCCGCAACTACGAATATCGGCCGACCCATAATAAAGCTTGTGCAAAAAATATCGATTTTGATTTTGGTTAGTTTTTCAGATGATATACGCCGCGAAGAAGCGAGAGCGTGGCTGTCCGGTGACGTATCGAGCCGTCTTCCCGGCCCCGCCCCGGATATCAATTCTGTGAACGAGGGGGCAACCTATTTGCGCGAACTGACGAACGAACGGACGATGAGGCCCGAACGACCGACCGACGACGGGTCGAGGTGGGGGCGGTGGCGATGACCACGGAGCCGGCGGTGCTGGTCGTCGACGACAACCGGGTCGTCGCGGACACGTACGCGGCGTTTCTGACCGACGAGTACGCGGTCGAAGCCGTCTACGACGGTGAGGCGGCACTGGACGCGGTCGGTCCCGGGGTCGACGTGGTCCTGCTCGACCG
This DNA window, taken from Halosimplex litoreum, encodes the following:
- a CDS encoding LSM domain-containing protein; protein product: MSGRPLDVLEASLGEEVTVRLKGGEEYVGELSGYDQHMNLVLEDDQDTTIIRGDNVVSINP
- a CDS encoding XapX domain-containing protein, giving the protein MVSATTAALALLTGFLTGAVFRFLNVPIPAPPNAAGVLGVVGIYLGYVVLDHFDVGIDLLGYV
- the purF gene encoding amidophosphoribosyltransferase — encoded protein: MHEKCGVVGISTADRDVARPLYYSLYALQHRGQESAGIVTHDGFQQYEHVEMGLVGDVFDESDLDSLNGSNGIGHVRYPTSGSVNNCCAQPFSVSFKSGSLGLAHNGNLINTAEIREELAALGHAFTSDGDTEVIAHDLARNLLEEDLVRAVKRTMSRIHGSYSLTITHDETVLGVRDPQGNRPLCIGELDDGYVLASESAAIDTLDGELVRDVRPGELVVLHDDGSGFDTYQLVETEQTAHCFFEHVYFARPDSVIDDELVYEVRRDLGGALWEESGIETDVVMPVPDSGRAFASGYADAAPEGVDFAEGLMKNRYVGRTFIMPTQDERERAVRLKLNPIKSTVEGKTVTVIDDSIVRGTTSSQLVELLYEAGAEEVHVRIGAPPIVAPCYMGIDMASRDELIAADRSVEEIREEIQADSLSYLSIEAIADALGTSDSDLCLGCVTGEYPYDIEGERTDREVTRPVVGHSSADD
- a CDS encoding 50S ribosomal protein L37e produces the protein MTGAGTPSQGKKNTTTHVKCRRCGEKSYHSKNKVCASCGFGESAKRRDYAWQDKAGE